One genomic segment of Mastomys coucha isolate ucsf_1 unplaced genomic scaffold, UCSF_Mcou_1 pScaffold22, whole genome shotgun sequence includes these proteins:
- the Carmil2 gene encoding capping protein, Arp2/3 and myosin-I linker protein 2 isoform X3, producing MAQTPDGISCELRGEITRFLWPKEAELLLKTWFPQEGAEQSHILALLRWRAYLLHTCLPLRVDCTFSYLEVQAMALQETPPRVTFELESLPELVLEFPGVAALEQLAQHVAAAIKKVFPRSTLGKLFRKPTPSSLLARLERSHPLESTVPSSPCGGFLETYEALCDYNGFPFREEIQWDVDTIYHRQGCRHFCLGDFSHLGSRDLALSVAALSYNLWFRRLSCEDTKLSLEVSEQILHMTSQSSYLEELVLETCGLRGDFVRRLAQALAGHFNSGLRELSLSGNLLDDRGMAALSRHLEHCPGALRSLSLAQTGLTPRGMRALGRALATNATFDSTLTHLDLSGNPGALGASQDSGGLYIFLSRPNVLAYLNLAGTDAALGTLFMALSGGCCASLTHLEASRNIFARTKSQAAPAALQRFLGSARMLRHLGLAGCKLPPEALRALLDGLALNTQIRDLHLDLSACELRSVGAQVIQDLVCDAGALSSLDLSDNGFGSDMVTLVLAIGRSRSLKHVALGRNFNVRCKETLDDVLHRIVQLMQDDDCPLQSLSVAESRLKQGASVLIRALGTNPKLTVLDISGNAIGDAGAKMLAKALRVNTRLRSVIWDRNNTSALGLLDVAQALEQNHSLKSMPLPLNDVTQAHRSRPELTARAVHQIQACLWRNNRADSTSDLKPCLQPLGLISDHSEQEVNELCQSVQEHVELLGCGAGPQGEVAVHQAEDAIQNANFSLSILPVLYEAGSSPSHHWQLQQKLESLLGQVGEICRQDIQDFTQTTLDTTRSLCPQMLQRAGWREQLEGVLVGSGGLPELLPEHLLQDTFTRLRDMRLSITGTLVESIVAQALAGLHAARDRLVESLAQQAPVTVAPAVPPLGRDELSPLEPGGLEELFFPTEEEEEREKDDGSSWKWLEPRNCLHLVPSLYGAAEEAEPGPELAAPGEDAEPQAGPSARGSPSPAAPGPPAGPLPRMDLPPAGQPLRHPTRARPRPRRQHHHRPPPGGPQVPPALLQEGNGLTARVDEGVEEFFSKRLIQQDRLWAPEEDPATEGGTTPVPRTLRKKLGTLFAFKKPRSTRGPRPDLETSPGAAARARKTTLGDLLRPPARPGRGEEPGGAEGGASSPDPARRNRPRYTRESKAYSMILLPAEEEAAVGARPDKRRPLERGDTELAPSFEQRVQVMLQRIGMSRGSGGAENKRKQSKDGEIKKAGSDGDIMDSSTETPPISIKSRTHSVSADPSCRPGPGGQGPESATWKTLGQQLNAELRGRGWGQQDGPGPPSPCPSPSPRRTSPAPDILSLPEDPCLGPRNEERPLRLQRSPVLKRRPKLEAPPSPSLGSGLAPKPLPPHTTEPSSPERSPPSPATDQRGGGPNP from the exons ATGGCTCAGACCCCAGACGGCATATCCTGTGAACTGCGAG GCGAGATCACCAGGTTCCTGTGGCCCAAGGAGGCAGAGCTGCTGCTGAAAACCTGGTTTCCCCAGGAGGGTGCTGAGCAAAGTCATATCCTG GCACTGCTTCGATGGAGGGCGTATTTGCTGCACACCTGCCTTCCCCTGAGG GTGGACTGCACATTCAGCTACCTGGAGGTCCAGGCTATGGCACTACAAGAAACCCCTCCTCGG GTCACCTTTGAGCTGGAGTCCCTGCCTGAACTAGTCCTGGAGTTTCCTGGTGTGGCTGCCCTAGAGCAGCTGGCTCAGCATGTGGCTGCTGCCATCAAAAAGGTCTTCCCTCGCTCAACCCTAGG GAAGCTGTTCCGGAAACCGACACCCTCGTCGCTGCTGGCTCGACTGGAGAGAAGCCATCCCTTAGAGTCCACAGTACCCAGCAGTCCATGTG GTGGCTTCTTGGAGACATACGAAGCTCTGTGTGATTACAATGGCTTCCCATTCCGAGAGGAGATTCAGTGG GATGTGGACACTATTTACCATCGCCAGGGCTGCCGCCATTTCTGCCTTGGAGATTTCAGCCACCTTGGCAGCCG AGACCTGGCCTTGAGCGTAGCTGCCTTATCTTATAACCTGTGGTTCCGGCGCCTCTCCTGCGAGGACACGAAGCTG AGCCTGGAGGTCTCAGAACAGATTCTGCACATGACGAGTCAATCTTCCTATTTGGAGGAGCTGGTACTGGAGACGTGTGGCCTGCGAGG AGACTTCGTCAGGCGACTAGCCCAGGCACTGGCAGGACATTTTAATTCTGGACTTCGGGAGCTCAGCCTGTCTGGGAACTTGCTAGATGACAGAG GCATGGCTGCACTCAGCAGACACCTAGAGCATTGTCCAGGAGCCTTGAGGAGTCTCAGCCTAGCACAGACAGGGTTGACACCTCGAG GAATGAGAGCTCTAGGTAGGGCACTAGCGACAAATGCCACCTTTGACTCTACCCTGACCCATCTGGATCTTTCTGGGAACCCTGGGGCACTGGGAGCCTCACAGGATAGTGGG GGCCTGTATATTTTCCTGAGCCGTCCTAACGTTCTGGCATATTTGAATCTCGCAGGCACTGACGCCGCTCTAGGCACG CTTTTCATGGCGTTATCTGGTGGCTGCTGCGCCAGCCTCACCCATCTCGAAGCTTCGAGGAATATCTTCGCTCGCAC GAAGTCCCAAGCGGCGCCAGCCGCGCTGCAACGTTTCCTTGGCAGTGCCAGGATGCTGCGGCACCTGGGCCTGGCCGGCTGCAAGCTGCCACCTGAAGCGCTAAG GGCCCTTCTAGATGGTCTCGCGCTCAACACTCAGATCCGTGACCTGCACCTAGATCTCAGCGCATGTGAG ctGCGCTCTGTGGGTGCCCAGGTGATACAAGACTTAGTTTGTGACGCGGGCGCCTTGAGTTCCCTGGATCTGTCGGATAATG GCTTTGGCTCCGACATGGTGACTCTAGTCCTTGCCATTGGGAGGAGCCGGTCTCTGAAACACGTGGCCCTTGGAAGGAACTTCAACGTCCGGTGCAA GGAGACTCTGGACGACGTACTGCACCGGATAGTCCAGCTCATGCAGGATGACGACTGT CCTTTGCAGTCGCTATCAGTGGCTGAGTCACGGTTGAAGCAGGGTGCCAGTGTTCTGATCCGGGCTTTGGGCACCAATCCTAAACTGACAGTGCTGGATATCAGTGGTAATGCCATAGGGGATGCTGGCGCCAAGATGCTAGCCAAGGCTCTGCGAGTCAACACCAGGCTACG GTCTGTGATCTGGGACCGAAACAACACATCTGCTCTGGGCCTGCTGGATGTGGCACAAGCCCTGGAACAGAACCACAGCCTGAAGTCCATGCCACTGCCATTGAATGATGTGACCCAGGCTCATCGAAGCCGGCCAGAACTGACAGCTCGAGCTGTCCATCAG ATCCAAGCCTGTCTCTGGAGGAACAACCGGGCAGACTCTACTTCTGACCTCAAGCCCTGCCTTCAGCCCTTGGGTCTGATTTCAGACCACTCAGAGCAG gaggTGAACGAGCTGTGCCAGTCAGTACAGGAGCATGTGGAGCTGCTGGGCTGCGGGGCTGGGCCCCAGGGTGAGGTGGCTGTGCACCAGGCTGAGGATGCCATCCAGAATGCCAACTTCTCTCTCAGT ATCCTTCCCGTTCTCTATGAGGCTGGGAGTTCCCCAAGTCATCACTGGCAGCTGCAGCAGAAGCTGGAGAGCCTCTTGGGTCAGGTGGGCGAGATCTGCCGCCAGGACATCCAG GACTTCACTCAGACCACCCTGGATACCACAAGGAGCCTCTGCCCACAGATGTTGCAGAGAGCTGGCTGGAGGGAGCAGCTAGAGGGAGTTCTGGTGGGCTCCGGAGGCCTCCCAGAACTGCTTCCAGAACATCTGCTGCAAGACACCTTCACTAGGCTGAG GGACATGCGCCTGTCGATCACAGGGACCCTAGTGGAGAGCATTGTGGCTCAGGCTCTTGCAGGTCTTCATGCAGCCCGAGATCGACTG GTGGAGAGTCTAGCCCAGCAGGCACCAGTGACAGTGGCCCCTGCTGTACCACCACTGGGTAGAGATGAGCTCAGCCCCCTTGAGCCTGGGGGATTGGAAGAGCTTTTCTTTcccacagaggaagaagaagagagagaaaag GATGATGGCTCTTCATGGAAATGGCTTGAGCCCAGGAATTGTCTTCATCTGGTCCCTTCCCTTTATG GTGCTGCTGAGGAAGCAGAACCGGGCCCCGAGCTGGCAGCTCCGGGGGAAGATGCGGAACCGCAGGCTGGGCCGTCTGCACGCGGCTCTCCAAGCCCCGCCGCCCCGGGGCCACCCGCCGGTCCTCTGCCTCGCATGGACCTGCCACCCGCCGGGCAACCCCTACGCCATCCGACTCGAGCCCGGCCGAGGCCACGTCGccagcaccaccaccgcccgccgCCGGGGGGCCCTCAG GTGCCCCCAGCCCTGCTTCAAGAAGGGAATGGGCTCACTGCTCGTGTGGATGAAGGTGTGGAGGAATTCTTCTCCAAAAGGCTGATCCAGCAGGATCGCCT CTGGGCCCCAGAGGAGGATCCAGCCACTGAGGGTGGTACCACTCCTGTTCCCCGCACACTTCGAAAGAAGCTGGGTACCCTCTTTGCCTTTAAGAAACCTCGCTCGACAAGGGGTCCACGACCTGATCTAGAGACCAGCCCTGGAGCAGCAGCTCGTGCCAGAAAAACCACACTTGGGGATCTGCTTCGACCACCAGCCCGTCCAGGCCGTGGTGAGGAGCCTGGAGGGGCAGAAGGCGGCGCCAGCAGCCCTGACCCTGCTCGCAGAAATCGGCCTCGGTACACACGGGAAAGCAAGGCCTACTCCATGATACTGCTACCTgctgaggaggaagcagcagTGGGTGCTAGACCTGATAAG AGGCGGCCTCTGGAACGGGGAGACACAGAACTGGCTCCATCTTTTGAGCAGCGGGTACAAGTGATGTTGCAGAGGATCGGCATGAGCCGGGGCAGTGGGGGTGCCGAAAACAAGAGGAAGCAA AGTAAAGACGGCGAGATCAAGAAGGCAGGCTCTGATG GTGACATTATGGACAGTTCCACAGAGACCCCTCCCATCTCGATCAAGTCCCGTACCCACTCTGTGTCTGCTG ATCCCTCATGTAGACCTGGGCCAGGGGGCCAGGGGCCTGAGTCTGCCACCTGGAAGACACTGGGCCAGCAGCTGAATGCAGAGCTCAGAGGCCGTGGTTGGGGCCAACAGGATGGTCCAGggcccccctccccatgtcccaGCCCAAGTCCCCGAAGAACCAGTCCCGCCCCAGACATCCTGAGCCTCCCAGAGGACCCCTGCTTGGGCCCTAGGAATGAAG AACGGCCCCTTCGGCTGCAGCGCTCCCCTGTCCTCAAGCGTAGGCCGAAGCTCGAGGCACCCCCATCCCCAAGCTTAG GCTCTGGCCTTGCACCCAAGCCTCTTCCTCCACACACCACAGAACCCTCCAGCCCTGAGCGGagccctccctccccagccaCAGACCAAAGAGGCGGCGGCCCCAACCCCTGA
- the Carmil2 gene encoding capping protein, Arp2/3 and myosin-I linker protein 2 isoform X4, with protein sequence MAQTPDGISCELRGEITRFLWPKEAELLLKTWFPQEGAEQSHILALLRWRAYLLHTCLPLRVDCTFSYLEVQAMALQETPPRVTFELESLPELVLEFPGVAALEQLAQHVAAAIKKVFPRSTLGKLFRKPTPSSLLARLERSHPLESTVPSSPCGGFLETYEALCDYNGFPFREEIQWDVDTIYHRQGCRHFCLGDFSHLGSRDLALSVAALSYNLWFRRLSCEDTKLSLEVSEQILHMTSQSSYLEELVLETCGLRGDFVRRLAQALAGHFNSGLRELSLSGNLLDDRGMAALSRHLEHCPGALRSLSLAQTGLTPRGMRALGRALATNATFDSTLTHLDLSGNPGALGASQDSGGLYIFLSRPNVLAYLNLAGTDAALGTLFMALSGGCCASLTHLEASRNIFARTKSQAAPAALQRFLGSARMLRHLGLAGCKLPPEALRALLDGLALNTQIRDLHLDLSACELRSVGAQVIQDLVCDAGALSSLDLSDNGFGSDMVTLVLAIGRSRSLKHVALGRNFNVRCKETLDDVLHRIVQLMQDDDCPLQSLSVAESRLKQGASVLIRALGTNPKLTVLDISGNAIGDAGAKMLAKALRVNTRLRSVIWDRNNTSALGLLDVAQALEQNHSLKSMPLPLNDVTQAHRSRPELTARAVHQIQACLWRNNRADSTSDLKPCLQPLGLISDHSEQEVNELCQSVQEHVELLGCGAGPQGEVAVHQAEDAIQNANFSLSILPVLYEAGSSPSHHWQLQQKLESLLGQVGEICRQDIQDFTQTTLDTTRSLCPQMLQRAGWREQLEGVLVGSGGLPELLPEHLLQDTFTRLRDMRLSITGTLVESIVAQALAGLHAARDRLVESLAQQAPVTVAPAVPPLGRDELSPLEPGGLEELFFPTEEEEEREKDDGSSWKWLEPRNCLHLVPSLYGAAEEAEPGPELAAPGEDAEPQAGPSARGSPSPAAPGPPAGPLPRMDLPPAGQPLRHPTRARPRPRRQHHHRPPPGGPQVPPALLQEGNGLTARVDEGVEEFFSKRLIQQDRLWAPEEDPATEGGTTPVPRTLRKKLGTLFAFKKPRSTRGPRPDLETSPGAAARARKTTLGDLLRPPARPGRGEEPGGAEGGASSPDPARRNRPRYTRESKAYSMILLPAEEEAAVGARPDKRRPLERGDTELAPSFEQRVQVMLQRIGMSRGSGGAENKRKQSKDGEIKKAGSDGDIMDSSTETPPISIKSRTHSVSADPSCRPGPGGQGPESATWKTLGQQLNAELRGRGWGQQDGPGPPSPCPSPSPRRTSPAPDILSLPEDPCLGPRNEGSGLAPKPLPPHTTEPSSPERSPPSPATDQRGGGPNP encoded by the exons ATGGCTCAGACCCCAGACGGCATATCCTGTGAACTGCGAG GCGAGATCACCAGGTTCCTGTGGCCCAAGGAGGCAGAGCTGCTGCTGAAAACCTGGTTTCCCCAGGAGGGTGCTGAGCAAAGTCATATCCTG GCACTGCTTCGATGGAGGGCGTATTTGCTGCACACCTGCCTTCCCCTGAGG GTGGACTGCACATTCAGCTACCTGGAGGTCCAGGCTATGGCACTACAAGAAACCCCTCCTCGG GTCACCTTTGAGCTGGAGTCCCTGCCTGAACTAGTCCTGGAGTTTCCTGGTGTGGCTGCCCTAGAGCAGCTGGCTCAGCATGTGGCTGCTGCCATCAAAAAGGTCTTCCCTCGCTCAACCCTAGG GAAGCTGTTCCGGAAACCGACACCCTCGTCGCTGCTGGCTCGACTGGAGAGAAGCCATCCCTTAGAGTCCACAGTACCCAGCAGTCCATGTG GTGGCTTCTTGGAGACATACGAAGCTCTGTGTGATTACAATGGCTTCCCATTCCGAGAGGAGATTCAGTGG GATGTGGACACTATTTACCATCGCCAGGGCTGCCGCCATTTCTGCCTTGGAGATTTCAGCCACCTTGGCAGCCG AGACCTGGCCTTGAGCGTAGCTGCCTTATCTTATAACCTGTGGTTCCGGCGCCTCTCCTGCGAGGACACGAAGCTG AGCCTGGAGGTCTCAGAACAGATTCTGCACATGACGAGTCAATCTTCCTATTTGGAGGAGCTGGTACTGGAGACGTGTGGCCTGCGAGG AGACTTCGTCAGGCGACTAGCCCAGGCACTGGCAGGACATTTTAATTCTGGACTTCGGGAGCTCAGCCTGTCTGGGAACTTGCTAGATGACAGAG GCATGGCTGCACTCAGCAGACACCTAGAGCATTGTCCAGGAGCCTTGAGGAGTCTCAGCCTAGCACAGACAGGGTTGACACCTCGAG GAATGAGAGCTCTAGGTAGGGCACTAGCGACAAATGCCACCTTTGACTCTACCCTGACCCATCTGGATCTTTCTGGGAACCCTGGGGCACTGGGAGCCTCACAGGATAGTGGG GGCCTGTATATTTTCCTGAGCCGTCCTAACGTTCTGGCATATTTGAATCTCGCAGGCACTGACGCCGCTCTAGGCACG CTTTTCATGGCGTTATCTGGTGGCTGCTGCGCCAGCCTCACCCATCTCGAAGCTTCGAGGAATATCTTCGCTCGCAC GAAGTCCCAAGCGGCGCCAGCCGCGCTGCAACGTTTCCTTGGCAGTGCCAGGATGCTGCGGCACCTGGGCCTGGCCGGCTGCAAGCTGCCACCTGAAGCGCTAAG GGCCCTTCTAGATGGTCTCGCGCTCAACACTCAGATCCGTGACCTGCACCTAGATCTCAGCGCATGTGAG ctGCGCTCTGTGGGTGCCCAGGTGATACAAGACTTAGTTTGTGACGCGGGCGCCTTGAGTTCCCTGGATCTGTCGGATAATG GCTTTGGCTCCGACATGGTGACTCTAGTCCTTGCCATTGGGAGGAGCCGGTCTCTGAAACACGTGGCCCTTGGAAGGAACTTCAACGTCCGGTGCAA GGAGACTCTGGACGACGTACTGCACCGGATAGTCCAGCTCATGCAGGATGACGACTGT CCTTTGCAGTCGCTATCAGTGGCTGAGTCACGGTTGAAGCAGGGTGCCAGTGTTCTGATCCGGGCTTTGGGCACCAATCCTAAACTGACAGTGCTGGATATCAGTGGTAATGCCATAGGGGATGCTGGCGCCAAGATGCTAGCCAAGGCTCTGCGAGTCAACACCAGGCTACG GTCTGTGATCTGGGACCGAAACAACACATCTGCTCTGGGCCTGCTGGATGTGGCACAAGCCCTGGAACAGAACCACAGCCTGAAGTCCATGCCACTGCCATTGAATGATGTGACCCAGGCTCATCGAAGCCGGCCAGAACTGACAGCTCGAGCTGTCCATCAG ATCCAAGCCTGTCTCTGGAGGAACAACCGGGCAGACTCTACTTCTGACCTCAAGCCCTGCCTTCAGCCCTTGGGTCTGATTTCAGACCACTCAGAGCAG gaggTGAACGAGCTGTGCCAGTCAGTACAGGAGCATGTGGAGCTGCTGGGCTGCGGGGCTGGGCCCCAGGGTGAGGTGGCTGTGCACCAGGCTGAGGATGCCATCCAGAATGCCAACTTCTCTCTCAGT ATCCTTCCCGTTCTCTATGAGGCTGGGAGTTCCCCAAGTCATCACTGGCAGCTGCAGCAGAAGCTGGAGAGCCTCTTGGGTCAGGTGGGCGAGATCTGCCGCCAGGACATCCAG GACTTCACTCAGACCACCCTGGATACCACAAGGAGCCTCTGCCCACAGATGTTGCAGAGAGCTGGCTGGAGGGAGCAGCTAGAGGGAGTTCTGGTGGGCTCCGGAGGCCTCCCAGAACTGCTTCCAGAACATCTGCTGCAAGACACCTTCACTAGGCTGAG GGACATGCGCCTGTCGATCACAGGGACCCTAGTGGAGAGCATTGTGGCTCAGGCTCTTGCAGGTCTTCATGCAGCCCGAGATCGACTG GTGGAGAGTCTAGCCCAGCAGGCACCAGTGACAGTGGCCCCTGCTGTACCACCACTGGGTAGAGATGAGCTCAGCCCCCTTGAGCCTGGGGGATTGGAAGAGCTTTTCTTTcccacagaggaagaagaagagagagaaaag GATGATGGCTCTTCATGGAAATGGCTTGAGCCCAGGAATTGTCTTCATCTGGTCCCTTCCCTTTATG GTGCTGCTGAGGAAGCAGAACCGGGCCCCGAGCTGGCAGCTCCGGGGGAAGATGCGGAACCGCAGGCTGGGCCGTCTGCACGCGGCTCTCCAAGCCCCGCCGCCCCGGGGCCACCCGCCGGTCCTCTGCCTCGCATGGACCTGCCACCCGCCGGGCAACCCCTACGCCATCCGACTCGAGCCCGGCCGAGGCCACGTCGccagcaccaccaccgcccgccgCCGGGGGGCCCTCAG GTGCCCCCAGCCCTGCTTCAAGAAGGGAATGGGCTCACTGCTCGTGTGGATGAAGGTGTGGAGGAATTCTTCTCCAAAAGGCTGATCCAGCAGGATCGCCT CTGGGCCCCAGAGGAGGATCCAGCCACTGAGGGTGGTACCACTCCTGTTCCCCGCACACTTCGAAAGAAGCTGGGTACCCTCTTTGCCTTTAAGAAACCTCGCTCGACAAGGGGTCCACGACCTGATCTAGAGACCAGCCCTGGAGCAGCAGCTCGTGCCAGAAAAACCACACTTGGGGATCTGCTTCGACCACCAGCCCGTCCAGGCCGTGGTGAGGAGCCTGGAGGGGCAGAAGGCGGCGCCAGCAGCCCTGACCCTGCTCGCAGAAATCGGCCTCGGTACACACGGGAAAGCAAGGCCTACTCCATGATACTGCTACCTgctgaggaggaagcagcagTGGGTGCTAGACCTGATAAG AGGCGGCCTCTGGAACGGGGAGACACAGAACTGGCTCCATCTTTTGAGCAGCGGGTACAAGTGATGTTGCAGAGGATCGGCATGAGCCGGGGCAGTGGGGGTGCCGAAAACAAGAGGAAGCAA AGTAAAGACGGCGAGATCAAGAAGGCAGGCTCTGATG GTGACATTATGGACAGTTCCACAGAGACCCCTCCCATCTCGATCAAGTCCCGTACCCACTCTGTGTCTGCTG ATCCCTCATGTAGACCTGGGCCAGGGGGCCAGGGGCCTGAGTCTGCCACCTGGAAGACACTGGGCCAGCAGCTGAATGCAGAGCTCAGAGGCCGTGGTTGGGGCCAACAGGATGGTCCAGggcccccctccccatgtcccaGCCCAAGTCCCCGAAGAACCAGTCCCGCCCCAGACATCCTGAGCCTCCCAGAGGACCCCTGCTTGGGCCCTAGGAATGAAG GCTCTGGCCTTGCACCCAAGCCTCTTCCTCCACACACCACAGAACCCTCCAGCCCTGAGCGGagccctccctccccagccaCAGACCAAAGAGGCGGCGGCCCCAACCCCTGA